In Dermacentor albipictus isolate Rhodes 1998 colony chromosome 6, USDA_Dalb.pri_finalv2, whole genome shotgun sequence, the following proteins share a genomic window:
- the LOC139060981 gene encoding uncharacterized protein, translating to MPMSCVAYGCSSRDSPSRTVRFFRFPSVKRDRQRREAWIRAVKRQDAQGRPWQPSAASRLCGKHFVTGAPSLSPRHPDFIPTLFVYTDQFRKKDAVDRHVRTAARSKRKKGAPPTAGTEVSGQGGTCKGHSDGEPDTSCVQGADSSFDEEGAADALLLLATSPMLTEPQEVLEPTPLSREENTDHLLTENVALQRKVRDLELQCRKLKRCTFSVDTIHKSSFKFYTGLQSKEQFEALFKHIEKNAERMVYWDGGKTQAKERQLSKREELFMVLYRLRTGVCAKEVARIFGISQSCLSRIFCTWVIFLDKELSALTRFPTLAEIKRHMPMAFSDFSNTRVILDCTEVRIQRPSKLQAQRHTFSSYKHYNTFKALVGVTPDGYVSFVPDLWGGHVSDSEVVEKSGLLGLLDAGDGVMVDKGFRLEGVFPPSIQIHMPPFKMGNQLSASDVIATRKIAGARIHVERVIRRIKEFHFLDKPLPINMLDIIDSIFRTCAFLCNFLQPIISVNNENK from the exons atgccaatgtcgtgtgtcgcgtacggctgcagttcacgtgacagtcccagcaggacagtgcggtttttccgatttccgtcggtaaaacgagatcgacagcgccgtgaagcctggattagggctgtgaagcggcaagatgcgcaagggcgtccatggcagccgtcagcagcatctcgactctgcgggaagcactttgtgacag GGGCACCTTCACTGTCACCCAGACATCCGGACTTCATACCGACGCTGTTCGTGTATACAGACCAGTTCAGAAAGAAGGACGCGGTCGACCGCCATGTtcgtaccgcggcgcgttccaagaGGAAAAAAGGCGCTCCACCAACAGCAG GTACAGAGGTTTCAGGTCAAGGAGGAACTTGTAAAGGCCACAGTGATGGAGAACCAGACACGTCCTGTGTTCAGG GTGCAGACTCTTCATTCGACGAGGAAGGAGCAGCTGATGCACTCTTGCTGCTTGCAACATCCCCAATGCTCACTGAGCCACAGGAGGTCCTAGAGCCAACGCCCTTAAGCAGagaggagaacactgaccacctattaactgaaaatgtggcattacaacggaaagtcagggacctagaactgcaatgcagaaagctaaaacgctgcacgttttctgtggatactattcacaaatcgtcttttaagttttatacaggactgcaaagtaaggaacagtttgaagcactctttaagcacattgaaaaaaatgcagaacgcatggtttattgggatggaggaaaaacacaagcaaaggaaagacagctctCCAAGCGCGAAGAACTTTTCATGGTGCTGTATAGGCTCAGGACTGGTGTTTGTGCCAAGGAAGTGGCTCGAATCTTTGGAATTTCTCAGTCATGCCTTAGTCGCATCTTTTGTACATGGGTAATTTTTCTTGATAAAGAGCTCTCAGcattgacaaggtttcccacattagcagagatcaaaaggcacatgccaatggcattcagcgacttctcaaacactagagtcatccttgattgcacagaggtgagaatccaaagaccttcaaaactacaggcacagaggcatactttctcctcgtacaagcattataacacgttcaaagcacttgttggggtaacaccagatggctacgtttcatttgtgccagatttgtggggtgggcatgttagtgatagcgaagttgtCGAAAAATCGGGCCTACTGGGTTTATTAGATGCGGGGGACGGTGTCATGGTCGACAAAGGCTTTAGGTTGGAGGGCGTTTTTCCACCATCTATTCAAATCCACATGCCACCATTTAAAATGGGGAACCAATTGTCAGCTAGTGACGTGATTGCCACCCGAAAAATAGCTGGCGCTAGGATCCATGTTGAGCGAGTCATAAGACGTatcaaagaatttcattttttagacaaaccactgccaatcaacatgctcgacattattgacagcatttttaggacttgcgcctttttgtgcaattttctacAGCCAATCATTTCAGTCAATAATGAGAACAAGTAG